In Methanocaldococcus lauensis, a single genomic region encodes these proteins:
- the cas3 gene encoding type I-D CRISPR-associated helicase Cas3', with amino-acid sequence MESLKLKVSKKCLPFGDKVVRGKLRLHKFQEIFYSDVSELKNDVYFIVAPTGAGKTFSFAFPILYAKDNNYLTSKRGLIVVPTNALAEDIEKTLKEQEIKVEVITGKTLTKKGKERGEELIEKLKNCEIAVTNPDILNYMINSGYHLPRKNEKFRHLKGFSDWLEFFNALDYVIFDEYHLYDEEQIANILLWFLMTKEIFKQIKWFFVSATPEENLIEFLNENNITPEIIEQPLSNEGRVIQGEMEIELIKISRRIERSLFGYLVEDGRLKENIKDIIEKAISNNEKILIIFNSLRDAMKMKYIIENEIDAEVWVNTGLQTREKIYENLDEILNKTDIIITTSKAEVGVNYPVSLCFMDSGLYFRNFMQRIGRVGRGMEKCKIYCTIITKTYNNLKKHFNEIKKEELGYYEFVNLMKKAFEDREFKKDKVPKFCGAVLWSVLNSMKEYNEKLTYQRRKILENLRDKFPYYWVLNHLNEKIKEIEEDENENIVDEEVREELLKWWDTFKNSFKRFRGDSVIWKVIYEDGRETEYDLLWILDNAFVEVDKENRTVIIKDFREKRECIVRGILTFSLLDRDFPSTIGGSDIGEWFKFLYSDYIGDLFLQKLESWKISKGKYFEDENFFEELVKEIESLSPIYSKKRIEIYDLLVDYGGISLDDEIL; translated from the coding sequence ATGGAATCTTTGAAATTAAAGGTTTCAAAAAAATGTTTGCCTTTTGGAGATAAGGTTGTTAGAGGAAAACTTAGGTTGCATAAATTTCAAGAGATATTTTATTCAGATGTTTCTGAATTAAAGAACGATGTTTATTTTATTGTTGCCCCAACTGGTGCAGGAAAGACATTTTCTTTTGCTTTTCCTATCTTATATGCAAAGGACAACAATTATTTAACTTCTAAAAGAGGGTTAATTGTAGTTCCAACAAATGCATTGGCAGAAGATATTGAGAAAACATTAAAAGAGCAAGAAATTAAGGTTGAGGTAATAACTGGAAAAACTTTAACGAAAAAGGGAAAAGAAAGAGGAGAGGAATTAATAGAAAAATTAAAAAATTGCGAAATTGCTGTAACGAATCCAGACATTCTAAATTATATGATAAATAGTGGATACCATTTACCAAGAAAAAATGAAAAATTTAGACATTTAAAAGGATTTTCTGATTGGTTAGAGTTTTTCAATGCATTGGATTATGTTATTTTTGACGAATATCATTTGTATGACGAGGAGCAAATAGCAAATATTTTACTTTGGTTTTTAATGACAAAAGAGATATTTAAACAGATAAAATGGTTTTTTGTTTCTGCAACGCCAGAAGAGAATTTAATTGAATTCTTAAATGAAAATAATATTACTCCAGAAATTATTGAACAACCATTGAGTAATGAAGGAAGAGTTATTCAAGGAGAGATGGAAATTGAGCTTATAAAAATCTCAAGACGCATAGAAAGAAGTTTATTTGGTTATTTGGTTGAAGATGGAAGATTAAAGGAAAATATTAAAGATATTATAGAGAAAGCAATATCTAACAATGAGAAGATTTTGATTATTTTTAATTCTTTGAGAGATGCTATGAAAATGAAATATATTATTGAGAATGAGATTGATGCAGAGGTTTGGGTCAATACAGGATTACAAACAAGAGAAAAAATCTATGAAAATTTGGATGAAATTTTAAACAAAACAGATATCATAATAACAACATCAAAGGCAGAAGTGGGGGTTAATTATCCGGTTTCTCTATGTTTTATGGATTCAGGGTTATATTTTAGGAATTTTATGCAAAGAATTGGAAGAGTTGGGAGGGGAATGGAGAAATGTAAAATATACTGTACAATAATAACAAAAACCTACAATAACTTAAAGAAACATTTCAATGAAATTAAAAAAGAAGAATTAGGCTATTATGAATTTGTAAATTTGATGAAAAAGGCATTTGAGGATAGAGAATTCAAAAAAGACAAAGTTCCTAAGTTTTGTGGTGCAGTCCTTTGGAGTGTTCTTAACTCTATGAAAGAGTATAATGAAAAATTGACTTATCAAAGAAGAAAAATACTTGAAAATTTAAGGGATAAGTTTCCATATTATTGGGTTTTAAATCATCTAAATGAAAAAATAAAGGAAATTGAAGAAGATGAAAATGAGAATATCGTTGATGAAGAAGTAAGAGAAGAATTACTAAAATGGTGGGATACTTTTAAAAATTCTTTCAAAAGGTTTAGGGGAGATAGCGTTATTTGGAAGGTTATATATGAAGATGGAAGAGAGACAGAATATGACTTATTGTGGATTTTAGATAATGCCTTCGTTGAAGTTGATAAAGAAAATAGGACTGTTATTATTAAAGATTTTAGAGAAAAGAGAGAATGTATTGTTAGAGGAATTTTAACTTTTTCTTTGCTTGATAGGGATTTTCCTTCAACTATTGGCGGAAGTGATATAGGGGAATGGTTTAAATTTTTGTATTCTGATTATATTGGAGATTTATTTCTACAAAAATTAGAAAGTTGGAAAATTTCAAAAGGAAAATACTTTGAAGACGAAAATTTCTTTGAAGAGTTAGTTAAGGAAATTGAATCACTTTCTCCAATATACTCAAAAAAGAGAATTGAAATTTATGATTTACTCGTAGATTATGGAGGCATATCCTTAGATGATGAGATTCTTTAA
- the csa3 gene encoding CRISPR-associated CARF protein Csa3, whose amino-acid sequence MTTHIINIGFHAEHIYKPIAEYGAKKVILVYSKDKEEYVKEDDLKKVDEALKKAKELCNMLGIECEEVKINGIEFEKNVEILRDIIKKEDNKVIVNITGGRKITSLSLLYASLYEFQKVDKIVYVHKKRIIELPKIAHPYNLTKFERKILASLNEGEKTITELAKEFNVSLPAIIKYVNSLESKGLIKTEKIGRKRIVKLI is encoded by the coding sequence ATGACAACGCACATAATAAACATAGGGTTTCACGCTGAGCATATTTATAAACCAATTGCAGAGTATGGGGCTAAAAAAGTAATTCTCGTATATTCAAAAGATAAAGAAGAATATGTAAAAGAAGATGATTTAAAAAAAGTTGATGAGGCCTTAAAAAAAGCAAAAGAGTTATGCAATATGCTTGGAATTGAATGTGAAGAGGTAAAGATAAATGGGATAGAGTTTGAGAAAAATGTTGAGATATTAAGGGATATTATAAAAAAAGAGGATAATAAAGTTATTGTAAATATAACTGGCGGAAGGAAGATAACCTCTTTATCTTTACTCTATGCCTCATTATATGAATTCCAAAAAGTAGACAAAATAGTTTATGTGCATAAAAAGAGAATTATAGAACTCCCAAAAATAGCACATCCATACAATTTAACAAAATTTGAAAGAAAAATTTTAGCATCATTAAATGAGGGTGAGAAGACAATAACTGAGTTGGCAAAAGAGTTTAATGTTTCTCTACCAGCAATTATAAAGTATGTAAATTCATTAGAAAGTAAAGGATTAATAAAAACTGAAAAAATAGGCAGAAAAAGAATAGTTAAATTAATTTAA
- a CDS encoding type I-D CRISPR-associated protein Cas5/Csc1, whose amino-acid sequence MLRHYKITLLSPLFCYNKTEGGVASTEPFIGDISLDYALNFALAKKREYTYQIKDKPDYDEIKEFGFVWTIGRPIYYEKTPIFARKTSEISDYMVRRDIIEQMGKGLFKNYFHIQGIKEGSIFEASLLTFEDIKLPKTFTLRIGVGRECLLLFEEKKEKPEEIWLNLYTIKKIFGKDVKLRESQMIRFVLSHYIIGTGFKVEDLEHIFSN is encoded by the coding sequence ATGCTTAGGCATTATAAAATAACTCTTCTCTCTCCTTTATTTTGTTATAACAAGACAGAGGGTGGGGTTGCATCAACAGAGCCATTTATTGGAGATATTTCTTTAGATTATGCATTAAATTTTGCATTGGCAAAGAAAAGAGAATATACTTACCAAATAAAAGATAAGCCAGATTATGATGAGATTAAAGAGTTTGGATTTGTTTGGACTATTGGAAGACCAATATATTATGAAAAAACGCCAATATTTGCAAGAAAAACATCAGAAATATCTGATTATATGGTCAGAAGAGATATAATTGAACAGATGGGAAAAGGGCTGTTTAAAAATTACTTCCACATTCAAGGAATAAAAGAGGGCTCAATTTTTGAAGCATCTTTATTGACATTTGAAGATATAAAACTTCCGAAAACATTTACTTTGAGGATAGGGGTTGGTAGGGAATGTCTTTTATTATTTGAAGAAAAAAAGGAAAAACCAGAGGAAATTTGGCTAAATCTCTACACAATTAAGAAAATATTTGGAAAAGATGTAAAATTGAGAGAATCTCAGATGATAAGATTTGTTCTTTCTCACTATATTATTGGAACTGGGTTTAAAGTTGAAGATTTAGAACATATCTTTTCTAACTAA
- the cas7d gene encoding type I-D CRISPR-associated protein Cas7/Csc2: MAKQKTLSEYVYKKYLDFDDNVVNEFREKLYSIIPKEYFQDKYGKRTPNVIKVATIRTTTGYLINRSTEPDEVISTTIGNKDVVVIPSRKLKSKEKLTGLILCRKFKVVHPEVEYNFIKKSEYLANPNSIVFGDSVTQSNEAVGLPSRVIYEWAYSIRDKDEITEELTHNALSEEGTMWDKNEGSQRQSLFEIQYVKPGVYFPQFITFYDITPEGFIHALISHLKTTRYGAQSNVMDANMKNEIISIALDTFEPPVSSYLISKEFNGEVTFENVKEFVKRKLRENSSMLIENEKLEELLKLIDEYLKDEEKLKQLYLRHLNDCINYLVECKIIKEKDVKKLLEDMGV; encoded by the coding sequence ATGGCAAAGCAAAAGACATTATCTGAATATGTATATAAAAAGTATCTTGATTTTGATGACAATGTTGTTAATGAGTTTAGAGAAAAACTCTACTCAATAATTCCAAAAGAGTATTTCCAAGATAAGTATGGGAAAAGAACTCCAAATGTGATAAAGGTAGCGACAATAAGAACTACAACTGGCTATTTAATTAATCGTTCAACAGAGCCAGATGAAGTTATAAGCACAACAATAGGAAATAAAGACGTTGTAGTAATTCCTTCAAGAAAATTAAAATCAAAAGAAAAATTGACAGGATTAATTTTGTGTAGAAAATTTAAAGTAGTTCATCCAGAGGTTGAATACAACTTTATAAAAAAATCAGAATATTTAGCAAATCCAAACTCCATAGTGTTTGGAGATAGCGTAACGCAATCAAATGAAGCCGTTGGATTACCTTCAAGAGTTATTTACGAATGGGCATATTCAATTAGGGATAAAGATGAGATAACTGAGGAACTTACTCACAATGCCTTAAGTGAAGAGGGAACAATGTGGGATAAAAATGAAGGTTCTCAAAGACAAAGTTTGTTTGAAATTCAATATGTCAAGCCAGGAGTTTATTTCCCACAGTTTATAACATTCTATGATATAACGCCAGAAGGATTTATCCACGCTTTAATATCTCATTTAAAAACAACCAGGTATGGAGCACAATCAAATGTTATGGATGCAAATATGAAAAATGAAATTATAAGTATAGCGTTAGATACCTTTGAACCACCAGTGTCATCCTATCTAATTTCAAAGGAGTTTAATGGAGAAGTAACTTTTGAAAATGTAAAAGAGTTTGTTAAAAGGAAATTGAGGGAAAATTCGTCAATGTTAATTGAAAATGAGAAATTAGAAGAACTTTTAAAGTTAATTGATGAGTATTTAAAAGATGAAGAAAAATTAAAGCAACTTTATTTGAGGCATTTAAACGATTGTATAAATTATTTAGTTGAGTGTAAAATCATCAAAGAAAAAGATGTTAAAAAGTTATTAGAGGATATGGGTGTCTAA
- the cas6 gene encoding CRISPR-associated endoribonuclease Cas6, with protein MRMELELQTDNFTVIPYNHQYYLASAIYNKIHSANPEYAERLHNYQKFKFFTFSLLQIRRRVIRKEGIETIDGKAYLYISSPKNEFIENFVEGLLEDGELRVGKINFYVKRAKILPIPKKFNILKTISPIYLKTIIPTEDNKLKTYDLHPNNSKFYENLKNNLKKKYEAFYNEKCDLNFEFEVLKYKPKRMRIKDIYCRCSEMVFKVWGDYELIKFGYECGFGEKNSMGFGMVMNIDK; from the coding sequence ATGAGAATGGAGTTGGAATTACAAACAGATAATTTTACAGTTATTCCTTATAATCACCAGTATTATTTAGCGTCAGCAATATACAATAAAATTCACTCTGCAAATCCAGAATATGCTGAAAGACTACATAATTATCAAAAATTTAAATTTTTTACATTTTCTTTGTTACAAATTAGAAGGAGAGTTATTAGAAAGGAGGGAATAGAAACAATTGATGGAAAGGCATATCTTTATATTTCCTCACCAAAAAATGAGTTTATAGAGAACTTTGTTGAGGGTTTATTGGAAGATGGTGAGTTAAGAGTTGGAAAAATAAACTTTTATGTAAAAAGAGCGAAAATTTTACCAATCCCTAAAAAGTTTAACATACTAAAAACAATATCTCCAATATATTTAAAAACTATAATTCCAACAGAGGACAATAAGTTAAAAACTTATGATTTACATCCTAATAATTCAAAATTCTATGAAAATTTAAAGAATAATTTAAAGAAAAAATACGAAGCATTTTATAACGAAAAGTGTGATTTAAATTTTGAATTTGAAGTTTTGAAATATAAACCTAAAAGAATGAGAATAAAAGATATTTACTGTAGATGCTCTGAAATGGTGTTTAAGGTTTGGGGAGATTATGAACTAATAAAATTTGGTTATGAGTGTGGTTTTGGAGAGAAAAATAGTATGGGTTTTGGAATGGTTATGAATATTGATAAATAA